In Necator americanus strain Aroian chromosome IV, whole genome shotgun sequence, the following proteins share a genomic window:
- a CDS encoding hypothetical protein (NECATOR_CHRIV.G16284.T1), producing MVMIVTNETHPQCNEIYTEPTVDNVVVTAQLSLIFIGIISNLCLLLQFSGRAKLGTASFTYIRIIAIVQFIFFIVPFPLKILTEHYQRGQTWIATNFLPVVLGLFHFAISSLCLCFAFRLQLLLNYIRRSRRWNSLAWVAWRKICWILPFGIILNVSLCFEYNLDYDFCVIGNRPHAIGRARLSETARQDHIKMEVIRFTPTLVYWLAVFCCLCFIISERCLLPQLGSPYAAKHAPLFANLRPLLLALMISQSVVHQASTFCAIQSCRIDEPVRLILYGFSYSLTFPLMLIMSTTFRSHLFHILTNYVHVRSKVRKDSALHKVTKHITRAVAYSKMEMENSEIDNRNYNTRPHSLRAMLKEDAIYRVRFAMPQSVGVIEEEDETSEARREEEETVARAFMESAQFLERPVFVDEDSNSGFSEHML from the exons ATGGTGATGATTGTCACAAACGAGACTCATCCACAGTGCAATGAAATTTATACG GAACCTACTGTCGATAACGTTGTGGTCACAGCACAGCTGTCCCTTATATTTATTGGCATTATCAGCAATCTATGTCTGTTGCTGCAATTTTCGGGCAGGGCAAAGCTTGGCACAGCAAg ttttacgTACATTCGAATCATTGCCATTGTACAGTTCATCTTTTTCATCGTGCCATTTCCGTTGAAAATTCTTACGGAACACTATCAAAGAGGTCAAACATGGATTGCTACGAATTTTCTGCCGGTAGTGTTAGGACTTTTTCACTTCGCCATCTCTTCGTTGTGTCTCTGTTTCGCATTCAGACTGCAGCTACTGCTAAACTATATTAGA CGTTCAAGACGTTGGAATTCGTTGGCATGGGTGGCATGGCGAAAAATCTGTTGGATTTTGCCATTCGGCATTATTCTGAATGTTTCATTGTGTTTCGAGTATAATCTTGACTACGATTTTTGTGTCATCGG GAATCGTCCACATGCTATAGGACGTGCGAGACTTTCGGAGACAGCTCGACAAGATCATATTAAGATGGAAGTCATTCGATTCACTCCTACATTGGTTTATTG GTTAGCagtgttttgttgtttatgtttcattatttctgaacgttgcctacttccacaacttGGATCCCCATATGCGGCAAAACATGCACCACTTTTTGCAAACCTACGACCGCTTTTACTTGCTTTGATGATATCCCAATCAGTGGTGCACCAGGCGAGCACTTTTTGTGCCATTCAGAGTTGCAGAATTGATGAACCGGTCAGG TTAATCCTTTATGGGTTCTCCTATTCGTTGACGTTTCCTCTAATGCTCATAATGAGCACCACATTTCGTTCACATCTCTTTCATATTCTCACGAATTATGTTCATGT ACGTTCGAAAGTACGGAAAGATTCGGCGTTACATAAAGTAACTAAGCACATCACACGAGCTGTCGCCTACAGTAAGATGGAGATGGAGAATTCCGAAATAGATAACAGGAATTATAATACACGACC TCACAGCTTACGAGCGATGCTCAAAGAGGATGCTATCTATCGTGTGCGATTTGCGATGCCTCAAAGTGTGGGGGTAATCGAGGAAGAAGATGAGACTAGCGAAGCTCGACGAGAGGAGGAAGAGACTGTCGCGAGAGCGTTTATGGAGAGCGCACAATTCCTCGAAAGGCCGGTTTTTGTTGATGAGGACTCGAACAGCGGTTTCAGTGAACATATgctgtaa